In Astyanax mexicanus isolate ESR-SI-001 chromosome 24, AstMex3_surface, whole genome shotgun sequence, the genomic stretch ataatgcaaagaaaacaaattcatattcataaattttctcaaaaagtttagaaatcagtattcggtggaataaccctgattattaatcacagttttcatgcatcttggcatgttctcctccaccagtcttacacagcttttggataactttatgctactcactcctggttcaaaaattcaaaaaggcagttcagtttggtttgatggcttgtaaatcttctatcttcctcttgattatattccagaggtttacaatttggtaaaatcattttttcctgagctgtagtTCTATGGTTTctatgttttggaaaattaagtgcatattaaaaacatttataaaatttgGTTATGTAGATATTTAAAATGATCCGTTAAACTATAACACATATTCTTCATTATTAAAGCTGCTGTATAAGATCCTGTCTGCCAAATGCCTGTATATGTCAAAAAATAGATCACAAgcacaaataatttttttcccatGTTTCCCTCCTCTCATTTCAGTTTACTTAATAGCAGTTACTTTTATCCACTTATACAAGACCAGCCTTCCATCTGTTTGAATAGGAAGAGACCAAAATACCCTAAACCGAAGGTctaattaacattttaacaacatattttaaatcccTGATACAATTAGACAAAAGCCTAATAAACAGATTGTAATATTTGGCTCAATAATGTAATGctcttgttatggctactgcgcctgcacaTATCTCCACACCGAGGGAGGGCTTACTCTTATTAGGATACAATACAgaagctacaggggttggacaatgaaactgaaacacctgtaattttagtgtgggaggtttcatggctacatagtccaacaggattaactgtggacgctgtaagaggaagttgtctgaaagggatgttcgggtgctaacccggattgtatccaaaaaaacataaaaccacaattattgtggtctaaaaccaggggtttcagtttcattgtccaacctctgtagttGCATTATTTAGGTCAGGTGTTAAATAGGTGCTAAACATCTTCTATAACATCTAAAACTAAAATGGTTTTCTTTAACTTAGTCCATAAAAACAAGACGCTATAATATGTAacaattttattactttattgtaTAAAACATAAGACTAGAAATTGGCTCAAAGGACCAGACAAAtacatatgtatttaaaaaagtatgaaTTTGACCACATAGAATATAAAATCAACATCAATCAAATTATATCAGTGTTGCTAAAGTGTTCAGTCATTGTACAGATGGGcacaaatgtatataaaaaaataattcaaatcactttttaagataattatccctcaGACCATTGTAACTTTCCAGAAGGGTCATTCATCCAAACTTTGTGTTCTTTATCTTCTTTCTGATGCTTTTCTGATGTCCTCACTTGCCAAACACACTTCCTGCTGCAGGTTTGGGTTTGTCCAGTGCTGTCTCTCCTCCTGAACGAACACCACTGAATACGGATGGAGCCACTTTACCCATACGCTCTGAAGAGAGATACAGACAACTGCTACTGAACACATTCAATCAAATTCATCTCAATACTAACAAAGGAAGCACTCGACATTCACATAGTGTGCAGTGAAGGCTTAACCGGGTACTACGTGTTTTTCCAACCCTGCTATTTTATTGGCTGAGAGCTAGAGCTAGAATTTCCAGTATTGCACAATAATGGCACTCTGACCCAAACTGTTAAAGTATTACTATAACAACGACACACAATAGTCagctaaaatttttttggtttatagaacattttctgaatgttacagttaacgttCTTAGAAAGTTCAATCTGtgaagttttctggatgttcttaaaacctttttatttaaattttttaatgtaCTGGTAACATCACTGCAACATTACATGTGGACTTTACTATCAGTGCTGGACTGTGGCGACGTTATCTATAAATATGCTCCCTCaagcatatatacatatttttttcactgttcagtaaaaactctctgTACCTAACACAACtagagcgagtctgataattactgctatttgtatgtatatatgctTTAAGCTACAGTGCATCAGCGAGCTAGATTTCACTAAAGTTAACTATAAaactcactggtgtcactcaatcatttcAAACTTTTAATATCCAgataaccaccttcagacagcctgtacatATTTTACTTAagcttatttatttttagcttttatttctttctttcattatttcatttttaatagttttgtattgttatttttttatttgtttcttttaatttaaaaataataataatgataagatTTGATTGTACTATGTAAGTttgttttaacttaatttttacttttttctcttatctttttttatcttaattattATCAATTGAAGCTCaatttttatctacttttatattatattcagtattatttaaaaaaattataattaaatcttttcatttaaaattattaactgtagctattattttctttgtcaggccagtccctgtttttgtaaatgctcagctacattaAAAATAAGGGTTACCTTTAAAGtacttctgagtcaaaataaaggttgatttattgattaattgatatCATTGTAGAAGCTAAAATCAACAAACTACTAGTAGCCAATATCCAAAGGTCTGTAACTTGAGAGAGAAAAAGGTAAACATGATCtacgcaataaaaaaaaaacagaccaaaggtCAAAAGAATGACCTCAGTGTAAACTTTAGTAAACTACCCGAGTTTATGCCTGTGTTTCCATGCAGTTCTATGCGGAAAGAAAGCAGACTCACCACACTCCACCATGACCTCATACGTTTTACTCTTCACTTCTCCCTTTAGGCCCAGCTTACTGCGGGCTGCTTTCAGGTCCTCCTCCTTCACTGGAggcctcttctttttcttcaccTCTCCTGGCTGAGAGAAGTAGTCAGTTATGAGTGATTATTATTCTTCACAAACACAGTGACTACATTTCTCAACAAGGGTTTATGGTCTATTTGATTAGGCCTAACAATCTGTAGCCTTTAGATACTTTAAATTATATGTCGTTACTTTAAAACTGTacactaaatatttatttaaaaatcttaaagAACTAAATCCGTACCTGAGACATGTTGAGTGTCCTTGTAGTCCAAACCAGAAGCTGCTGTCCACTCTCTTCTGTCTCTGCTCTGTCTGTCCTGCCCTTTATATACGGTATTTAACCCTGACTGATATCCTCCTCTCTTGGGGCCTATATCTCCTGTTCTGTTATCATGGGGTATTATTAGACATGATCTCAGTGACGGTGAGGCTGTGGTGGGTGACCCCTCTCACTGGGAATGCCCACCATGAACAgctgaagggaaaaaaaaacataaaatgttgtCAGCTGCAGTCTTCTCCACTTACACTGACTCCACTTACAATACCATTATTAAGTGTAGTATGGTTGGTTGAGGAATGCATTCACAAAAACCCTGTGTTTTTTTAAggaatatataaaagaaaaacttGCCATGCAGTTACTGTATGTCTCAGATGTGGAAAATATGTAAACGATTACAGCTAACGATTAACTGTTTCTCTACTGCCTAATAAAATGTCTCTCAGAGGCTAAATTTGAGTAGTGTacttcttggtgagagatcaatTGTTGACTTTGAGAAGGGCTGTATCACTGGACTGAAAGAAACAGGATGGTTGTTTTGACAAATTGCATGTCACCTAGGCTGTCTTCTGTCAGCCAACCATTGTCTCCTTTGTTTGCAGGGTGTTGTAAACTCCAAATGTtgctgtgatgatctggggaggcATTGCATatggcacacacaaacacacacacacacacacacacacacacacacacaggagaacacccttagctcaaatttgaaaaatgctaaaaaataaataaaaatgaaaagataaAGGTAGTTTGGCagtggcactgggtgatgtatgggtttagagacagggcaggagggagagctgattgtcTGAGGTTCAAGCAGTTGAACCTGAAAGGGCGATGCAGAGGCACACATTACtataataaaagcatttttatggttaagaaatgtttataaaattttaagtaggactgttatgtttcattacttcaaagaaacaaatttcagctattaatggggAAAATATAGTTTAGGCTTTAGTGGATCTTTAACACATTGTTCTGTGTTCTGTTTATCACATGGTCCACTGAGCCCACTCACACTGTAGTAACGTGTTCAGatttggtcataggttgccaggacTGTATAGAACCCTCAAGAGGAATTGTTCTGTttaatacagaaccctcactgaGGGGATAAGTTCTCAATTTGAGAATAGTTCTAATAGGTCTGAAGAGACTTATGTAGATCATGTAGTTGGGTTTATAGTAAAACCGAAAACTGAAGTACTTGAATATCATCTTGTAATAGATTGACATCCATTACAAGATGATTATTTATTAGGAAACATATAAAAAGTcagtgggtaattgcaccaagcatgtggaagaatcattttaaacccgacaccccagtttttagaatgaatatattaggcttaacaGTGATGGTCATTCCAtggcacactggtaccattaaacaccgTAGTTTGTTCCTTCTCCATttaaaaatgcttctgctttcagtttagaaacaaaataatacagactgccactttaaaaaaatttaattctacttgaaaatgcaaaaatgtatattattaaaaTCTTGTCTCACCTCATCTCGTGGGATGAGTGTCTCGTTACACCtgcatttaaaagttactttaaatagtactttattatttttatatatatttggaaaAGTAGAAGCAAATAGATTCCCTAGATGAAAACTATTAGCCCTTTTACACAAATACAGTTTAGCAAATCATTCTTTTGAAATCTAGGAAacctttttataataatattgaaTAACAACATACTCTCCTCATGACAGATCCCAGTAAAGGGGGAGCAGTGACAAAGGGTCATCCACAGTGATCATTTCCAGAAGCATGGTGAGACCCATCAGCCTGCAACACAGCAAACAACTTAACAAAGCTCTGTTCCTGGAGCGTGACTCAGTCTTAGAGCATGACTGGACTTTTATTAgaggtgtgtgtatgtctgtgtgtttttaaagaGAGCTTGTTGTTACACAGCGGATTTGTTCATTTATAAAGAATCTATAAATCGAGAAATTAACAATATTGCACttttaatctttaaaataaatcagattattcTGATATAAATGTTCTTTACGTTAGCTAGAAGACTAGCGATACAgctccctggtggtctagtggttaggattcggcgctctcaccgccgcggcccgggttcgattcccggtcagggaacgggatctttttaattttttttttataaaaaaaaaaagcgtgatACCATTGAAAGTATGCACCCAGAAAGCACAGTATATGGGTCATTAGCAACACAATGTTCCCATAATGTTCCCTTTGTACCTTAAAAATGTATCAACCCTCTGTAGCatgctatttgtatttattgagAATAAAAACAGCCTTGTTCTCACCTCAAACGAACCACTggattttaaaacacattttccctgaccgggaatcgaacccgggccgcggcggtgagagcgccgaatcctaaccactagaccaccagggaccTCGATAGTGCTTTAACGCAGCTGTAGCTGGGTGTTAAGTTGTCTATAAGAACAAGAGCGAAGAATTTTCCAGTGACTATTCTAAAGgcgtttttcacacctgtagttcctTTCTCCGGTCAAAAATCAATTGATGAGtttactttacttaaaaaaatgacatttagattgcttattattttaattccgcttcactgacaactgttaaacttctaaaatttgttagagtgaaaatacatcttgtgaattatactaaatacttgaagtgtttcatgtcccctttaaatacaCCATTTGTACACTGCTCcgtcgcgacaacgcacagcgacggatcccattcattttcaatgggaagcgcagcctccgtcagacgcagtcgcgcggtgcatcatgggtccgacgcgtcgagagcgggggatgcgatgcgatgaaaagttgagccgagctggactttatgcaaatgaatccgtccaacccgatgcgtctatccaatcagaaagCAGGTGTTCGCCAGATACGTGTCTGCAGCGCagtgtctgaaaacatttagttctatggagtgaattttgtgccaaaagttttacgtaaaaaaataaaatccacaatcaaaattttaagaatcaaaagtaaaacatgtatgttgcaaattcaaaagagaaaaaatatatatcaaatatatatatttagatatacttggttattttattattctttgcacttatttgaaaattattttagtttggattttgccagtctttgctttcatttttggatttttttggattttctgtggatttttgtggattttgctgctaaagacttttgcttctggaatctctcctttgcttctgcttcatttttttggttctgatttttggcacacttttcacgggtgggcggggcttagaagaaggcgttcccctttaatctctattggtcacctaccctgaaccctcgtctgagacagaccacgcccaccccgccagcttcaagcgctcttccaaacatggcggagcgaacggggttcagctcacagcagcaccagcaggtacttttccaattaaatttcatacagacgttatgtttaatgttatatttcttttttaagtaagtgtttaactccaTTAGTGTTttaatatccatgcttaaattatactagttagttagtgaacactaacctacctagtcagtgagttagctagtttacctaggtcatctggtcagtgagttagtgggttagctaagctagttaggttacctagtcagtgagttagctagttaacctagattatctggtcagcgagttagctagctacttaacctaggtcatctggtcagtgagttagtgggttagctaagctagttaggttacctagtcagtgagctagtgggttagctaagctagttattatgccccagggtaaagccaagtaagtgctggttaaggttaactagctaactcactgactaggtaacctaactagcttagctaacccactaactcactgaccagataacctaggtaaactagctaactcactgactaggtaggttagtgttcactaactaactagtataatttaagcatggatatttagcacaccccgctaacatgagcatcttaatagagttaaacacttacttaaaaaagaaatataacatttaacataacgtctgtatgaaatttaattggaaaagtacctgctggtgctgctgtgagctgaaccccgttcgctccgccatgtttggaagagcgcttgaagctggcggggtgggcgtggtctgtctcagacgagggttcagggtaggtgaccaatagagattaaaggggaacgccttcttctaagccccgcccacccgtgaaaagtgtgccaaaaatcagaaccaaaaaaatgaagcagaagcaaaggagagattccagaagcaaaagtctttagcagcaaaatccacaaaaatccacagaaaatccaaaaaaatccaaaaatgaaagcaaagactggcaaaatccaaactaaaataattttcaaataagtgcaaagaataataaaataaccaagtatatttaaatatatatatttgatatatattttttctcttttgaatttgcaacatacatgaatccgtgtatcattcgttcatttgatattcaattgagaatcaaaatcggaaaattaaaaaaccaattcgttttttcgttttttcgtttttgaatataataccaaaaaacgaataacggcttgtattttgtatttttatttggttatccaaacaaaaattggaaatttaaaaaacggaccaggagccgaatttgattttgattttgaacttgacccatttgtgtgccccggaagttactgatttgtttattcttggtgggtttctgttgcgcgggagttcactgcagtgttatctacacagtctgtattgctgtaggcagcatggccggactggaaccacattctggcctaattaaagatctttttgaaggtggtaagacgcatgaagagatttcgtgcacgttgcagcaaatggggatccagcgatgttctgcaatgagtgttagaaggttctgt encodes the following:
- the mustn1b gene encoding musculoskeletal embryonic nuclear protein 1b; protein product: MSQPGEVKKKKRPPVKEEDLKAARSKLGLKGEVKSKTYEVMVECERMGKVAPSVFSGVRSGGETALDKPKPAAGSVFGK